From a region of the Thermoplasmatales archaeon genome:
- a CDS encoding PKD domain-containing protein, translated as MKWIALAIVLAMPLATAIDAPSWSIGDSWDYKGDMSYSIKLSDESINMDVEGEITIVIIVKVNVNDTVLKILNNTPVVCYLLDVNSYINGGGLINAKLPYEDKVYRLYANINMNVSASGQTYLTTKEIAVAESDLLTDLKIDIVIDAPGVPDVVLNAFGLKNQTIRATNETEVTYMPPLNFLNFPINEGEEWWANCTARYITTNSEESIPVELKFKCTDTGRNTATILSDYIPFIGEITIDVMGYPVPIMNFENTTLLWNSDKGMIEKMINRDTIDDEGIKISSNLVINLTNFNYNLRTNKPGSASIICQNTSNVKESISFRAEASDEDGILAYYWDFGDGTTSNKTNPTHAYSKAGKYTVKLTVIDKYGEETVATKIIEVKSEGKTPGFEIFLILIALFIAIKKRF; from the coding sequence GCCACTTGCGACTGCAATTGATGCGCCATCTTGGAGCATAGGTGATTCGTGGGATTATAAGGGAGATATGAGCTATTCAATAAAATTGAGCGATGAATCAATAAATATGGATGTAGAGGGAGAAATAACAATAGTTATAATTGTAAAAGTGAATGTAAATGATACTGTTTTGAAAATTTTGAACAATACGCCGGTTGTTTGCTATTTGCTTGATGTAAATAGCTACATAAATGGAGGAGGGCTGATAAACGCGAAATTACCGTATGAAGATAAGGTTTATAGGTTATATGCAAACATAAATATGAATGTTAGCGCAAGCGGGCAGACATATCTTACAACAAAAGAAATTGCGGTTGCGGAAAGTGATTTGCTAACTGATTTAAAGATAGATATTGTTATAGATGCCCCAGGTGTGCCAGATGTTGTTTTAAATGCCTTTGGATTAAAAAATCAGACAATAAGGGCAACAAATGAAACAGAAGTAACTTATATGCCTCCTTTAAATTTCTTGAATTTTCCAATAAATGAAGGCGAGGAATGGTGGGCAAATTGCACAGCAAGATATATTACTACAAACTCAGAAGAAAGTATTCCTGTTGAACTAAAATTTAAATGCACAGATACTGGAAGAAATACAGCCACAATTCTCTCTGATTATATTCCATTTATAGGAGAAATAACAATAGATGTAATGGGCTATCCTGTTCCAATAATGAATTTTGAGAATACAACATTGCTCTGGAACTCTGATAAGGGAATGATTGAAAAAATGATAAACAGAGATACCATAGATGATGAGGGAATTAAAATATCAAGTAACTTAGTTATCAACCTCACAAATTTCAATTACAATCTTCGCACAAACAAGCCGGGCTCAGCAAGCATAATCTGCCAGAACACTTCAAATGTTAAAGAAAGCATTTCTTTCAGGGCTGAGGCAAGCGATGAAGACGGAATTCTTGCTTACTACTGGGATTTTGGAGACGGGACAACAAGCAATAAAACAAATCCAACACATGCATATAGTAAAGCTGGAAAATATACAGTAAAGCTTACAGTTATAGATAAATATGGAGAAGAAACGGTAGCAACAAAAATAATAGAGGTAAAAAGCGAAGGAAAGACACCTGGATTTGAAATTTTTCTTATTCTTATTGCCCTCTTTATTGCAATTAAAAAAAGATTTTAA